The Novipirellula aureliae DNA window GTCCATCAACCAGGTCTCGACTTTGTGATTTCCCTTGGGAAGTTCAACACGAAACTTCACATCAGTCTGATCTGCGGTCGTGCTGACCGTTTGGTCAAACGCCCCGATTTTCAGCCTGGCTTGCTTGACAGGAATCGCCCCTCTGCCACGCCCCCGAGCGTCCTTGATTGATTCGGTGAGTGCCAGACCTGACGCAGGATGCCAGCGAGAGAGCGTGAATTCATACATGCCCGGTTGCTCAACCGAAACGTCCCATGAACCAATGCGATCGCCGGCAACAAGGTTATTGATATTGTCAGCGTAGTCTCCCTGCCAATCCGAAGAGTACAGCATCAGTGGATTCTGCGCTTCCGACCCCAAGTGGATCAACCGTTTTTGATTGTACCCCTGCATGGCTTCCTGTTTCCACTGTTGGTAGTAACTCTGCATGTGACGAACGACTTCGGGGTGTTTGCCTGCGACATCGGTTGCCTGTCCTGGGTCCACAGAAATGTCATACAGTTCGCGGCCTTTTACCAGACGCCACTTCTTCCACATGACCGCCTTGTTGTCTCCGGGGCGATAGGGATTGTCATACTCAACCACCAGCATTCGATCGTTCAATGCGTCGGGATCCTCTGACAGCAGCGGCGCCAAGGAGGAGCCGTCAAAATCGGCCTCTTTCGGGATCTGCAGCTTGCACCAGTCAATCAACGTGGGGAGTATGTCTTGGCATTGAGTCAAGGTCTCAATGTCTCTTGGTGCCCCCAGGTTCCCGCTAGGCCAACGGATGAATAAGGGAACCCTGTGCCCTCCGTCATAGGGATCTTTCTTGCTTCCTCGCATGCCGGCATTGAAGACGCTATGCCCTTTGGCCGTGCCATTATCGGACATGTAAATAAGAAGGGTATTGTCAGCCAGACCGCTCTGGTCAAGCCTGTCCAGCAGGCGCCCCATGTTTTCATCGATATTGGCAATCTGGCCAAAGAACTTAGCAACAACGGGATCGATTCCCTTTGCAAGATAAGGATCTGAGTACCTATCATCGCATAGGTGGGGATCGTGTGGGCAGTTGGTGGGCAGATACAGAAAGAATGGATCGGAACCCTCTTTCCAGTCCTCTAGATAATCAAGGGCCATATCAAACCAAACGTCCGTGCAGTATCCCTCGGATCGTTGCATTGCACCGCTATGCCGAAAATTGGCGGACCAGTAGGTGTTACCATACCAATCCGCGATCGATCCAATGCCAAAGGCACCAAAGGTTACTGATTCTTCAAAGCCTCTATCTTGAGGTCGGTATGGATAGCTATCACCCAGATGCCACTTGCCAAAGTGTGCAGTTCGATAACCAGATGCTTTGAAGATGTCAGCCATCATGGGAAGATCCTCGCGTGGCATCGATCGCCCCATACAGACAGCCGTGGCGCCGTTGTCCACGGCATCCCGCCCAGTCAGCAATTGCGCCCTTGTGGGAGTGCACATGGGCGCCACATGAAAGTCTGTAAAGCGAATGCTCCGATCATGCAGCTTATCCAGCACAGGTGTTTGCAATACCGGGTTTCCGTGCACAGAAAAATCGCCATATCCCTGATCATCGGTCAGTACCAGAATCACATTGGGTCGTTGATTTTCGGCTGCCTGCAACGATAGGCTGGAAAGACCGAGGGCGAAGAGTGCCAACACCGTTGGGGAAACAGTGGGAACCCTTGGTATCCGAATTTTGTAATTCATGTCTGGATTTGAATATTGCTTCAGTTGAAATGGGAGTCGGGTTGCGCGATTCTGCAATCGCGAGTGGCATCGCCATTATCGCCAGGTGATTTTCGCTGTTCTTTTATCCGTATCGACCCAAATGCTGGCATGCTCAAACTCGCGTGTAAATTCCCACCCGTCGGGGGTGACACGTTTATAGGCGTCTTTTGGGGGTCCAAGTCGTTTCAAAATTCCAGGGTAATCCACTAGATTTCCGTCGCTCAAGTTCCAACCCCAGTTGAACTGAAAGTAGGAATAAGGTTGTGCCCCAATAAGATAACACGCCTGGTAAAACTCAAACTGCTCTCGCGACCATCTCGCCATTTTCTCTGTAGGTGTTTCCTCAACGCCTGCTGCAGGGCGAGAACCTCCTTTAACCCCAAAACGGTAAACCGAAATCTTTCCAGCTTTGGCGACCCGAAGCAGGTCACCCCATTCTTTAAGAATGTTTTCCTTTGTGATCTTTTCAGGTTTAGCATGTTCAAACATAAACGCATCACAAGACGAGAAAACCTCTTCATTATCGGCCGCATTGTTCCCAAGAAGTATCTTATCGGGCCCCAGTCTTTCTCTTAGTGCGGCCATCATTTCACCTTTGACCTTCTCCTTGGCGTCGCCCGGACGGCCAGCCACATTCATTCGATCAATAAATACTCCATCACAATCGGAAATCTCGAGGCCCTTCATCACCGAGTCAATCCACCACGTCCGGAATTCAGGGTTGAGAGCATTAAAAGAGTAGGCCACGTCGGCACCATTTCTATTCTCCATGAACTGAAGCTCTCCCGTCCTCGAATTACGAATTAGAAATTCTTTTAAGTCAGGGTTTTTAGCAATTCCAGCTGGAGTAAATTCTTTGTTGAACTGAGTAAAAGGCCAAGCGATCAACGAGTTAAAGTAGTACAGCACCTTGGTGTCTGGTTTCATTTCATGAAATGCGTCTGCTTCGTGCTTTGCCCCAAGCACTGCATCACCAAGCATTTTAAAACCATGTGATTTTTCAATACAAATAAAACCCGTTCTTTCAGATATGAACTTTACCTCTTCAGGCTTTAACACCCGGTCAATATCACCGAAATGATAGTACATCGGAGTCGTTTCCCAGCTAAATTCGGGGAAACATGACTTAGGAACAAATTGACTACCATCACTTAAAGTCCAAGCAGTCGCTTTGTCTGTTTTCTGAGATTCCTGAGCAATTGAATGAGTTGGTACAGCCAATGACAACAAGATCATCAGCACAACCATAGCTTGAGGCAGTTTCTTTTTCATTTTCGTCTTCAATGTAAGAATGGCGTGAGCAGGGTAAGTGTTGTGGTTCATTCTAGCAGAAATAGCTCAAGCATTTTGGAACTGCGTTTTTTCGTTTCTCTTGTCGGCCGAAGGATTCCTGGATTCCTGGATTCCTGGTCGCCCGAGGCGTTTAGGAACCGCAAAGCGGTGGCCGCAATTAGCCGCAGGTCAGCGATCCGAAACGCTTGACGAGTTCCGCTGTGTTTAACAAACCCAAAACTCTTGATCAATTTCGCTGTGTATTTTGATGAGCTTGACGATTTACGGGCGGGAATGTGATCGCTTTCAGACTCGCCGTCTCAGCTTCGCCTTCGACACAAGACGAACGGATTCGACGGAGGCCCAATTTCGGAAAGCTAAGCCCGTCGACAGAGAAAGGTTGGTAGTTAGGCAACGACTTTTGTTGACTTGGAACTTTTCGCCACCTTCAACACCAACGCTATCGTAAAGTCGTCCCGTGTCGGCGTACTGGAGATCGGTCAGCGTGTTGATGATATTCCCGGTGTCTCCGACGACACCGGATCAACATCGACTGTGATTTGGATGACTTTGTTATCTTTGCCATGATCCGTGACCTTCCCAAAACTCTCGATGGAGTTTCCGCTCGCAGATGATGATAGAACGATGTTGTACTCGGTCTCATTTCTGATGGTGCAGTTTTTCCCCGTGACCACAATGGGGCGAGTCGTTGTATCGCGGGGACCTGGGGCCCGTCTAAATACGATGTTGTGACCCACGCCTTGAATGTTGGCGATATTGTGGTCACCCATGGCATTGGGTGAAGGCAATAGGGTCACGTCGATTGTCTGGTTGGATTTGCCAAGTCTGAAATCGCTGAAGGGCCCGTAGGCAAAATTGCCACTTGAGCCAGTGATCTTACCTCCACTGGGCAGGTTGAAATTGGTCGACCCGCAATCGATGGCTTGGGAATTGATCACCGTGGCGCGGCTAGCCAGATACAACCTTATGCCGCCTCTGGTCTTCTTCACCGTCGTATTTTCCACTCTCACACTACCGCCACCGGTATAGACCCTGATGCCATCTTCTGTCAGCGTGAACATATGGTCTCTGGGAATGGGCACACCGGGTCGATTGGTTTCACCAGCAATGCCAAAGGGCATGGTGTAATCGAATTGGCTTGGCAGGGATTGGGGGTCTGTTTCCTTGTACATATCATTGGTCGGCCTAACGACCCCTTCCACAAGGCAATTCTTTATCACCGTATTATCAGCTGGCCTTTGCATAAAGATGGCGTGGCAAAAAGCCTGCTGCTGAACTTCAACTCCGTCGAGCACTGTGTTTTTTGCTTTGATTACGATGCCACCGTGCTTATCGTGTCTCAATGCACGTTTCGCTCCTATTCCATACATGGATCCATATCCATAAGGATACGATCCTCTAACGGTCATCTTAAACCCTTCTAATCGATTGTTGTCTCCGGTTATCGAAATGTTGGAGCCACCGCCTATGGCAAGTTTCTGGCGATCTTTGTTGTAAGCGGTAAAATCAGTTACCTCCGTCATGCCATTATAGTAGACATCTTCGAACTCTCCATTTCGAATGGTGTTTCCCTCTCCGGTGATACTCATCCGGCCTCCGGTAAGGTCACCCACGACCCAGGAAAAATAGGCATCCTCTAATTCAATAATATTGTTGTTCCCAGACAATTTGAGTCTTTGGGTGCCCATATCATATTTACCGGGCTGCATTTTGATATGTTGATTGCTCTTTTCCATGGCGGCCTGCAGTTCCGCAACTGACGAAACAGCCACCACGGTCTGTGCGTTTACTGTCTCTTGGGTACCTACACCCAGCCCCCATACGGAAGTCACCATCACCAAGCTTACGTATTTCAACTGGGCAAGTCGTTTCTTACTGCGTGTTGGAGTGATTGTGATCATGAATGCCTCTGTGTTTAAAATGTTTGTTGATCTGTTTATGAAAACCATTGCCCGTGATTGGACCACTTGGTTGGCCGGAATTGTTCGAACGAGCCCTACTCACCCTGCACTCATTTTGATTCCGGGCTATGGGTGAAGTGATTCCAATTCTTCTCAATATCGCGATGGTGGAAAATGATCCTATCGAGATTGTAACTTTGAGAGCAACCTGAAATAGTCAGGCGTATAGGTATGGCTCTCCTTAACGACTTAGTTGGCTGCGGCGTCGCCTGCCATTTTCGGATCCAATTTGGTAGACCCACCGGAATGTGTCAACGATTGTGAGGCAACTTTTATTCACGATTGGTGTAAAAGTTCAGGATGATCAGGGCCACGGAACGTGTCAACGATAGTGAGACAACTTTAATTCACGATTAGTGTAAAAGTTCAGACTGATCAGGGGCCGGCCCCCGAACCCCCGAGATTTTTATTGGCATGTCTCGGGTGTTCAAAGTGTGGTGTTCAAAGTGTTTTGTTCGTTTCCCTTTGAAGAGGCCGGTGAAACAGACGGGGGCTCTGCGGAGACGCAACCCATTGAGGGATAACCGGATCGAGGGTGCGTCAAAGACGTTTTCAGCGATCACGCGATACGGCGTCAATCGTTGTAATCAAGACCATTGCTGCTATTTTGACAGGACTCAATCCACTCCTGAAGTGATTTCTTCATGGACTCCACGACTTCCGGATTCGCTGCAGCAATGTCCGATGTCTCATACGGATCATTCTCCAGGTCATACAGCTCATATGTTTTACCGCTGTCACGGCTATAGAGCTTATATTGGTTATCCGTTAACGATTGCTGTTTTCGCGATTGAAAACCAATCGGTAACGTCCGGCTGTCCATTTTTCCATTGATCAGCGGGACCAAGCTAATGCCGTCAACCGGTTTCGTCGTGTTGTCCGTTTGAAGCCCTAAGACGTCCAAGATTGTCGGCAAATAATCACTGGTGCTGCATGGGACAGGAGTTATCCGGTGGGATTGAATTTTTGCGGGCCATTCCAGTAGGCCTGGGACACGCACACCCCCTTCATAGAGACTCCCTTTGCGCCCACGGTAAGGACCGGGTGAACCCTGTTGCTGTTTTCCCGGAGTTTGTCGGGTCCCGCCACCTGCGCCGGCTGGGCCATTGTCACTGCAAAACCACAGCATGGTATTGTCCGCCACGCCCAGATCTTTTAACTCCTTTCTCAAGCGGCCCATTTGTTCATCCATTGCGGTGACGCAGCCATAATAATGCTGATGGTTATCATCAAGATCCGAGTACATGGCTTTGTATTCAGGGCCCGCAACGGTCGGGGAATGGGGAGTATGGAACCAGATCACCGCCAGAAAGGGCTTCTGCTGTTTAACAGCATTCTGGATAAACGGGATCGCCCGATCCATGATCACCCGCGAATCGTCACCTTTTAAGCTGTCGTCATCAAGCGGTACAAATTGGTCCGGACCTGTCCAGTAGCGAGTAAGAAAGGGTTGCTTTTCCATGGGATTCCAGGTCGGGAGCGCTTGCTCGGTAGAAAAACACGCATCGAAACCGTTCTCCCAGGGAGGAGAATAATGCTGGTCATTTTCCGGACGACCACCTTTACGTCCATCTTTGATCGTTTTTGTCAATGTGCCCAAATGCCACTTGCCAAAATGTCCAGTGGAATAATCAAGGGGCTTCAAGGCTTCAGCTAGGGTAAGCTCTTGAGATTTCATGTGCCCCACATTGGCAAATTCGACACCGTAGCGATAAGGGTGCCTGCCCGTGAGCACACTGCCGCGAGTGGGCGAACAAACGGGGGCTCCCGCGTAAAAACGGCTAAATTGCAAACCGTTCGCGGCCATTTTAT harbors:
- a CDS encoding arylsulfatase; the protein is MNYKIRIPRVPTVSPTVLALFALGLSSLSLQAAENQRPNVILVLTDDQGYGDFSVHGNPVLQTPVLDKLHDRSIRFTDFHVAPMCTPTRAQLLTGRDAVDNGATAVCMGRSMPREDLPMMADIFKASGYRTAHFGKWHLGDSYPYRPQDRGFEESVTFGAFGIGSIADWYGNTYWSANFRHSGAMQRSEGYCTDVWFDMALDYLEDWKEGSDPFFLYLPTNCPHDPHLCDDRYSDPYLAKGIDPVVAKFFGQIANIDENMGRLLDRLDQSGLADNTLLIYMSDNGTAKGHSVFNAGMRGSKKDPYDGGHRVPLFIRWPSGNLGAPRDIETLTQCQDILPTLIDWCKLQIPKEADFDGSSLAPLLSEDPDALNDRMLVVEYDNPYRPGDNKAVMWKKWRLVKGRELYDISVDPGQATDVAGKHPEVVRHMQSYYQQWKQEAMQGYNQKRLIHLGSEAQNPLMLYSSDWQGDYADNINNLVAGDRIGSWDVSVEQPGMYEFTLSRWHPASGLALTESIKDARGRGRGAIPVKQARLKIGAFDQTVSTTADQTDVKFRVELPKGNHKVETWLMDADGQPLCSAYYTQAEHVHRVADTD
- a CDS encoding putative glycoside hydrolase; translation: MKKKLPQAMVVLMILLSLAVPTHSIAQESQKTDKATAWTLSDGSQFVPKSCFPEFSWETTPMYYHFGDIDRVLKPEEVKFISERTGFICIEKSHGFKMLGDAVLGAKHEADAFHEMKPDTKVLYYFNSLIAWPFTQFNKEFTPAGIAKNPDLKEFLIRNSRTGELQFMENRNGADVAYSFNALNPEFRTWWIDSVMKGLEISDCDGVFIDRMNVAGRPGDAKEKVKGEMMAALRERLGPDKILLGNNAADNEEVFSSCDAFMFEHAKPEKITKENILKEWGDLLRVAKAGKISVYRFGVKGGSRPAAGVEETPTEKMARWSREQFEFYQACYLIGAQPYSYFQFNWGWNLSDGNLVDYPGILKRLGPPKDAYKRVTPDGWEFTREFEHASIWVDTDKRTAKITWR
- a CDS encoding protein-transmembrane prediction; the protein is MITITPTRSKKRLAQLKYVSLVMVTSVWGLGVGTQETVNAQTVVAVSSVAELQAAMEKSNQHIKMQPGKYDMGTQRLKLSGNNNIIELEDAYFSWVVGDLTGGRMSITGEGNTIRNGEFEDVYYNGMTEVTDFTAYNKDRQKLAIGGGSNISITGDNNRLEGFKMTVRGSYPYGYGSMYGIGAKRALRHDKHGGIVIKAKNTVLDGVEVQQQAFCHAIFMQRPADNTVIKNCLVEGVVRPTNDMYKETDPQSLPSQFDYTMPFGIAGETNRPGVPIPRDHMFTLTEDGIRVYTGGGSVRVENTTVKKTRGGIRLYLASRATVINSQAIDCGSTNFNLPSGGKITGSSGNFAYGPFSDFRLGKSNQTIDVTLLPSPNAMGDHNIANIQGVGHNIVFRRAPGPRDTTTRPIVVTGKNCTIRNETEYNIVLSSSASGNSIESFGKVTDHGKDNKVIQITVDVDPVSSETPGISSTR
- a CDS encoding sulfatase family protein: MESIGMSKQYCRCEFFKLSSAFMVGGILLGCVSTSVFAAQLKDRPNVILCMCDDLGWGDVAYHGTNPDIKTPHLDKMAANGLQFSRFYAGAPVCSPTRGSVLTGRHPYRYGVEFANVGHMKSQELTLAEALKPLDYSTGHFGKWHLGTLTKTIKDGRKGGRPENDQHYSPPWENGFDACFSTEQALPTWNPMEKQPFLTRYWTGPDQFVPLDDDSLKGDDSRVIMDRAIPFIQNAVKQQKPFLAVIWFHTPHSPTVAGPEYKAMYSDLDDNHQHYYGCVTAMDEQMGRLRKELKDLGVADNTMLWFCSDNGPAGAGGGTRQTPGKQQQGSPGPYRGRKGSLYEGGVRVPGLLEWPAKIQSHRITPVPCSTSDYLPTILDVLGLQTDNTTKPVDGISLVPLINGKMDSRTLPIGFQSRKQQSLTDNQYKLYSRDSGKTYELYDLENDPYETSDIAAANPEVVESMKKSLQEWIESCQNSSNGLDYND